A region from the Triticum aestivum cultivar Chinese Spring chromosome 3D, IWGSC CS RefSeq v2.1, whole genome shotgun sequence genome encodes:
- the LOC123074846 gene encoding 1-aminocyclopropane-1-carboxylate oxidase homolog 1-like, whose protein sequence is MAPVVDYSQREMEIKAFDQSKAGVKGLVDAGVTKLPTMFIHPPENLLGSSLPEDDERLHKVRSLRFPVIDLSGFDCSESRKEIVEEIKKSAGSWGFFQLVDHGIPLGVIEGVQRGIRAFHELPQEEKAKWYSRDFAQKVNFFSFHGDFKVTTPADWRDTLSCKVLEDPASFEAIPQICREEVRRYMKGIDGVMRKLSELLSEALGLGSDYLATTRCFNARSMACHYFPICPEPHLTMGGTKHTDLGFLTLLLQDSVGGLQVLHQDVWIDVPPVKGALLANMGDMMQIITNGEFKSVEHRVLLRPTVQPRISIACFLSTDDLDRPYGPIKELLSDDNRPIFDRVIFREYMKKYKL, encoded by the exons ATGGCGCCAGTTGTGGATTACAGCCAGCGTGAGATGGAGATCAAAGCCTTCGACCAAAGCAAAGCCGGCGTCAAAGGGCTCGTCGACGCCGGCGTCACCAAGCTTCCCACCATGTTCATACACCCTCCAGAGAACCTCCTCGGCTCCTCACTCCCCGAAGACGACGAGCGTCTTCACAAGGTTCGCAGCCTTCGATTCCCCGTGATTGATCTCAGCGGGTTTGATTGCTCAGAGAGCCGGAAGGAGATCGTGGAGGAGATAAAGAAATCGGCCGGGTCATGGGGATTCTTTCAGCTGGTGGATCATGGGATTCCTCTTGGCGTCATCGAGGGAGTCCAGAGAGGTATCCGAGCTTTCCATGAGCTTCCTCAGGAGGAGAAGGCAAAGTGGTACTCGCGTGACTTTGCTCAGAAGGTTAACTTCTTCAGCTTTCATGGAGATTTCAAGGTGACGACCCCGGCCGACTGGAGAGATACCTTGTCTTGCAAGGTTCTTGAAGACCCTGCAAGCTTTGAAGCAATACCACAAATCTGCAG AGAAGAAGTGAGGAGGTACATGAAAGGCATCGATGGAGTTATGAGGAAGTTGTCTGAGTTATTATCAGAAGCTTTAGGTCTTGGAAGTGATTATCTAGCGACCACAAGATGCTTTAACGCAAGGTCAATGGCATGTCATTATTTCCCGATATGTCCAGAGCCACATTTGACCATGGGTGGGACCAAGCATACCGACCTTGGGTTTCTGACCTTGCTCCTCCAAGACAGTGTTGGTGGCCTTCAAGTTCTTCATCAAGATGTTTGGATTGATGTTCCTCCAGTCAAGGGTGCGTTGCTGGCAAATATGGGTGACATGATGCAG ATTATTACAAATGGGGAGTTCAAGAGCGTGGAGCACCGAGTTCTGCTCAGACCAACCGTACAACCACGTATCTCAATCGCATGCTTTTTGAGCACTGATGATCTTGATAGGCCATATGGACCAATAAAGGAGCTTTTATCAGATGATAATAGGCCCATCTTTGACCGAGTCATATTCCGGGAATACATGAAGAAGTATAAATTATAA